The following coding sequences lie in one Actinomyces capricornis genomic window:
- a CDS encoding type II secretion system F family protein, producing MNPTLIGGLSGLLGASGLLLIVSALHRRRPTLMARLSPYVHQRPPGSGLLAAADAEGRSMTDLLLATVTGLGGLLESLGSSASSVRTRLARSGSPLTLEQFRLQQLEWAAAGFLVAVGLGALAALTGSTRVPAFLLLALVASVCGAALRDWRLSQAVRARRERIEAQLPDVVELLALAVGAGQGPVAAMERVVALGRGELVAELAATLTDIRSGTVLTTALDHLESRVGSLHVTRLCEAISVALERGTPLAEVLRSQAADVREAARRDLMEEGGRREIAQMVPVVFIVLPITVVFALFPGLFVLRLGL from the coding sequence ATGAACCCCACCCTCATCGGCGGCCTGTCCGGGCTCCTGGGCGCCTCGGGCCTGCTGCTCATCGTCTCCGCGCTCCACCGGCGCCGCCCCACCCTCATGGCCCGCCTATCGCCCTACGTCCACCAGCGCCCGCCCGGCTCGGGCCTCCTGGCCGCCGCCGACGCCGAGGGGCGCAGCATGACCGACCTGCTCCTGGCCACCGTCACCGGCCTGGGCGGGCTGCTGGAGTCCTTGGGATCCTCGGCCTCCTCGGTGCGCACGCGCCTGGCCCGCAGCGGGTCGCCCCTGACCCTGGAGCAGTTCCGCCTCCAGCAGCTGGAGTGGGCGGCCGCCGGCTTCCTGGTCGCCGTGGGTCTGGGAGCCCTGGCGGCGCTGACAGGCTCGACCCGCGTGCCCGCCTTCCTCCTCCTGGCCCTGGTGGCCTCGGTGTGCGGGGCGGCACTGCGCGATTGGCGCCTGTCCCAGGCCGTGCGTGCCCGGCGCGAGCGGATCGAGGCCCAGCTGCCCGACGTCGTCGAGCTGCTGGCCCTGGCGGTGGGCGCCGGGCAGGGGCCCGTGGCGGCCATGGAGCGGGTGGTGGCGCTGGGCCGCGGCGAGCTGGTGGCCGAGCTGGCCGCCACCCTGACCGATATCCGCTCGGGCACGGTCCTGACCACGGCCCTGGACCACCTGGAGTCCCGGGTGGGCTCCCTGCACGTGACCCGACTGTGCGAGGCGATCTCCGTGGCGCTGGAGCGCGGCACGCCCCTGGCCGAGGTGCTGCGCTCCCAGGCCGCCGACGTGCGCGAGGCGGCGCGCCGCGACCTCATGGAGGAGGGAGGCCGCAGGGAGATCGCCCAGATGGTGCCCGTGGTCTTCATCGTCCTTCCCATCACCGTGGTCTTCGCCCTCTTCCCGGGGCTGTTCGTCCTGCGACTGGGGCTGTGA
- a CDS encoding phosphotransferase translates to MSQPPQSPDAPDAAEHPAPSADPAGPAEPAGSAASAGSAAPAPSPGSPDSASPPSAVVGDSAGAGGAADGAGASMGRRGHRSALALAAMATVAVPGLNPARLALPQSRTEELHVVGVVDTQGRHWEVFEASTDATGASLEAEAEVLRRVGRVADAGRISFDVSRAGGSLRSQGAHIQVRSHIEGRPIAVDSLRPGPGLSAGLGKVLGEIHEMPTAVISESGMPVYTAEEVRQRWLSLLDDAAATGKVPPVLLNRWEEALEDTALWRFRPVVVHGDLAEDNVLTAGGAVVSVRGWTQAHVGDPAEDMAWIYSSVPVDCLDSIEDAYDVARAEGVDKHLRDRAELVSELSLARWLLHGVRSGEQAVVSDAVSMLEDLAAQVGETPLVAPATPRLAPVPGERVPADQDASTSPVAMVSVEPEDPDGA, encoded by the coding sequence ATGTCACAGCCGCCGCAGTCCCCGGACGCCCCCGACGCCGCCGAGCACCCCGCTCCGTCCGCCGATCCTGCGGGGCCGGCTGAGCCGGCAGGGTCGGCCGCCTCGGCGGGCTCCGCCGCACCGGCGCCTTCCCCCGGCTCCCCCGACTCGGCGTCGCCGCCATCCGCGGTCGTCGGTGACTCGGCAGGGGCAGGGGGCGCGGCGGACGGGGCGGGCGCCTCGATGGGGCGCCGCGGCCACCGCTCGGCCCTGGCGCTGGCGGCCATGGCCACGGTGGCGGTCCCGGGGCTCAATCCCGCCCGGCTGGCCCTGCCCCAGTCCCGCACCGAGGAGCTGCACGTCGTCGGCGTCGTCGACACCCAGGGCCGCCACTGGGAGGTCTTCGAGGCCTCCACAGATGCGACGGGAGCCAGCCTGGAGGCCGAGGCCGAGGTTCTGCGCCGCGTGGGGCGCGTGGCCGATGCGGGACGGATCTCCTTCGACGTCTCGCGCGCGGGCGGGTCGCTGCGCAGCCAGGGGGCCCACATCCAGGTGCGCAGCCATATCGAGGGCCGGCCCATCGCGGTGGACTCCCTGCGCCCGGGCCCGGGGCTGTCGGCCGGGCTGGGCAAGGTGCTGGGAGAGATCCATGAGATGCCCACCGCCGTCATCTCCGAGTCCGGGATGCCGGTCTATACCGCTGAGGAGGTGCGCCAGCGGTGGCTGAGCCTGCTCGACGACGCCGCGGCCACTGGCAAGGTGCCCCCGGTCCTGCTGAACCGGTGGGAGGAGGCCCTGGAGGACACGGCGCTGTGGCGCTTCAGGCCCGTGGTGGTCCATGGGGACCTGGCTGAGGACAATGTGCTGACCGCGGGCGGGGCGGTGGTCTCGGTGCGGGGCTGGACCCAGGCGCATGTGGGCGACCCGGCCGAGGACATGGCCTGGATCTACTCCTCGGTGCCGGTGGACTGCCTGGACTCCATCGAGGACGCCTATGACGTGGCCCGCGCCGAGGGCGTGGACAAGCACCTGCGGGACCGCGCCGAGCTCGTCAGCGAGCTGAGCCTGGCGCGCTGGCTGCTGCACGGGGTCCGCAGCGGTGAGCAGGCGGTGGTCTCCGACGCCGTGTCCATGCTGGAGGACCTGGCCGCCCAGGTGGGTGAGACCCCGCTGGTGGCGCCTGCCACTCCCCGTCTGGCGCCGGTGCCCGGGGAGCGGGTCCCCGCCGACCAGGACGCCTCGACCAGCCCGGTGGCCATGGTCAGCGTGGAGCCGGAGGACCCTGACGGGGCCTGA
- a CDS encoding type II secretion system F family protein produces MGAIAGLLAGLGLLSLWMACTSEPPRWHSERSRRLADLLIQAGAGRTSPAVFVAGSAALGLVTGLVFLGLSGAWPIAVAFAVIASGAPFLLVSSRARARRSRLREVWPEAVDTLLSGVRAGMSLPEALSNLAERGPEAVRPQFRAFAVDYAATARFEHCLDRLKARFADPVADRIVEALRLAHEVGGTDLGNLLRSLSRMLREDMRTRGELEARQSWTVNGAKVAVAAPWLVLALLSTRPQAASAYATSAGAAVLAVGGLASILAYRLMLRLGRLPEEGRTLR; encoded by the coding sequence ATGGGCGCCATCGCCGGGCTGCTGGCGGGCCTGGGCCTGCTGTCGCTGTGGATGGCCTGCACCAGTGAGCCGCCCCGCTGGCACTCCGAGCGCTCACGGCGCCTGGCCGACCTGCTCATCCAGGCCGGGGCGGGGCGCACCAGCCCCGCGGTCTTCGTGGCGGGCAGCGCCGCCCTGGGGCTGGTCACCGGTCTGGTCTTCCTGGGACTCTCCGGGGCCTGGCCCATTGCCGTGGCCTTCGCCGTCATCGCCTCGGGCGCGCCCTTCCTCCTGGTCTCCTCTCGCGCCCGGGCACGCCGCTCCCGCCTGCGCGAGGTGTGGCCCGAGGCGGTCGACACGCTCCTGTCCGGGGTGCGGGCGGGCATGAGCCTGCCCGAGGCGCTGTCCAACCTGGCTGAGCGCGGGCCCGAGGCGGTGCGCCCCCAATTCCGGGCCTTCGCCGTGGACTACGCCGCCACCGCCCGCTTCGAGCACTGCCTGGACCGGCTCAAGGCCCGCTTCGCCGATCCCGTGGCGGACCGCATCGTCGAGGCGCTGCGCCTGGCCCATGAGGTGGGAGGCACCGACCTGGGCAACCTGCTGCGCTCCCTGTCGCGCATGCTGCGCGAGGACATGCGCACCCGCGGTGAGTTGGAGGCCCGCCAGTCCTGGACCGTCAACGGCGCCAAGGTCGCGGTGGCGGCCCCCTGGCTGGTCCTGGCTCTGCTGTCCACCCGCCCCCAGGCGGCCTCGGCCTACGCCACCTCCGCGGGCGCCGCCGTGCTGGCCGTCGGGGGCCTGGCCTCGATCCTGGCCTACCGGCTCATGCTGCGCCTGGGCCGTCTTCCCGAGGAGGGCAGGACCCTGCGATGA
- a CDS encoding CpaF family protein, which translates to MDAADILLTEIQQLVRDRGIDPLKDTSTLEGLVAEASADYLQRADAGLVPALVDPDAARARALDSLAGLGPLQAYLDDEGIEEIWINAPGRVFVARSGRPELTTTILEAEDLRVLVERMLRVSGRRLDLSSPFVDSQLPGGERLHVVIPPITSQNWAVNIRKHSSRASRTADLVRMGSLPAGAAAFLDASVQAGLNILVSGATQAGKTTLVRALAGAIPAAQRVISCEEVFELALRNRDCVAMQTRPANLEGVGEITLRRLVKEALRMRPDRLIIGEVREAEALDLLIAMNSGLPSMCTIHANSAREAIVKICTLPLLAGENVSSDFVVPTVASAIDLVIHLDIDVRGRRTVREISALSGRVENGIIELADIYHRDISGALVRGPGFPYGSERYTRVGHDLAALLADPDLPRGPGPGEWH; encoded by the coding sequence ATGGACGCCGCCGACATCCTGCTGACCGAGATCCAACAACTCGTCCGCGACCGCGGCATCGACCCGCTCAAGGACACCTCCACCCTGGAGGGCCTCGTGGCCGAGGCCAGTGCCGACTACCTCCAGCGGGCCGACGCCGGACTCGTGCCTGCCCTGGTCGACCCCGACGCCGCCCGGGCCCGGGCCCTGGACTCCCTGGCCGGCCTGGGCCCCCTCCAGGCCTACCTCGACGACGAGGGCATCGAGGAGATCTGGATCAACGCCCCCGGCCGGGTCTTCGTGGCCCGCTCAGGGCGCCCCGAGCTGACCACCACCATCCTGGAGGCCGAGGACCTGCGGGTCCTGGTCGAGCGGATGCTGCGCGTCTCGGGGCGCCGGCTGGATCTGTCCAGCCCCTTCGTGGACTCCCAGCTCCCCGGTGGGGAGCGCCTCCACGTCGTCATCCCGCCCATCACCTCCCAGAACTGGGCGGTCAACATCCGCAAGCACTCCTCGCGGGCCTCGCGCACCGCCGACCTGGTGCGCATGGGCTCCCTGCCCGCCGGTGCCGCCGCCTTCCTGGACGCCTCGGTCCAGGCCGGCCTCAACATCCTGGTCTCCGGGGCCACCCAGGCCGGCAAGACCACTCTGGTGCGCGCGCTGGCCGGGGCCATCCCCGCCGCCCAGCGGGTCATCAGCTGCGAGGAGGTCTTCGAGCTCGCCCTGCGCAACCGCGACTGCGTGGCCATGCAGACCCGGCCCGCCAACCTCGAGGGCGTCGGCGAGATCACCCTGCGCCGCCTGGTCAAGGAGGCGCTGCGCATGCGCCCCGACCGGCTCATCATCGGCGAGGTCCGCGAGGCCGAGGCCCTCGACCTGCTCATCGCCATGAACTCGGGGCTGCCCTCGATGTGCACCATCCACGCCAACTCCGCCCGCGAGGCGATCGTCAAGATCTGCACCCTGCCCCTGCTGGCGGGTGAGAACGTCTCCAGCGATTTCGTGGTCCCCACGGTGGCCTCCGCGATCGACCTGGTCATCCACCTCGACATCGACGTCCGCGGACGGCGCACCGTCCGGGAGATCTCCGCCCTGTCCGGCAGGGTGGAGAACGGGATCATCGAGCTGGCCGACATCTACCACCGCGACATCTCCGGCGCCCTCGTGCGCGGCCCCGGATTCCCCTACGGCTCGGAGCGCTACACCCGCGTCGGGCACGACCTGGCCGCCCTCCTGGCCGACCCCGACCTGCCCCGCGGGCCGGGACCGGGGGAGTGGCACTGA